One stretch of Oncorhynchus clarkii lewisi isolate Uvic-CL-2024 chromosome 3, UVic_Ocla_1.0, whole genome shotgun sequence DNA includes these proteins:
- the LOC139405519 gene encoding tRNA (guanine-N(7)-)-methyltransferase non-catalytic subunit wdr4: MASLGACGEWLVSTYEKKLIAIHTKKSREPFVFDCSAAEPKPKDPEADNKSDGSEETGSDKILAFAVSSSAKLVALTDDTKRLVLFRCEPSWQVISTRWVVRRCTSLVFTEAEDEVWAADKSGDVYSFSVVEPQKTGELKLGHLSMLLSMTLTPNDKYVVTADRDEKIRVSHLRSPHNIQAFCLGHLEFVSSLLAPPGHPQWLLSGSGDGTMKLWEYESGRRLQSWDLKQLRDMPNSDTEKEKRSAVSRIAGSPGGHHVAVQCERVPSVQLFGMEQGTEERLMPSSRLTLPHCPLDLTFDPQGRLWVLLDSRETPFLVYTHTQDSWQCDSESPELKRVTEALQPHWEALQDSAGLESRFQHLYKGNFDNMASYREKKQQRLQQQKEQGGKKRGPGKGQQSNGASKKAKKGNQPGPVTKASS, translated from the exons ATGGCATCTCTCGGTGCCTGTGGAGAATGGCTTGTTTCAACCTATGAAAAAAAACTAATTGCAATACACACTAAAAAGAGCAG AGAACCATTTGTGTTTGACTGCAGCGCAGCAGAACCGAAGCCAAAGGACCCAGAGGCCGACAACAAAAG TGATGGATCAGAAGAGACAGGAAGTGACAAGATCCTGGCGTTCGCCGTTTCCTCCTCTGCGAAGCTGGTCGCGCTGACAGATGACACCAAACGCCTGGTTCTGTTCCGCTGCGAACCCTCATGGCAGGTCATCAGTACAAG GTGGGTTGTGCGGAGGTGCACGTCTCTTGTGTTCACCGAGGCTGAGGATGAGGTGTGGGCAGCAGACAAGTCAGGTGACGTCTACTCCTTCTCTGTGGTGGAGCCCCAGAAGACAGGAGAGTTGAAGCTGGGACATCTATCCATGCTTCTATCAATG ACCCTGACCCCCAACGACAAGTATGTCGTCACAGCTGACCGCGATGAGAAGATCAGGGTCAGCCACTTGAGGTCACCACACAACATTCAGGCATTCTGCCTGGGACACTTGGA aTTTGTCAGTTCTCTTTTGGCCCCACCAGGACACCCACAGTGGCTACTCTCTGGATCAGGG GATGGGACCATGAAGCTGTGGGAGTATGAGTCAGGTCGGAGGCTGCAGAGCTGGGACCTGAAGCAGCTGAGGGACATGCCGAACTCAGACACAGAAAAGGAAAAG AGGTCTGCAGTCAGTAGGATCGCTGGATCCCCCGGTGGACATCATGTGGCGGTGCAGTGTGAGAG AGTTCCCTCGGTGCAGTTGTTTGGGATGGAGCAAGGGACAGAGGAGCGACTGATGCCCTCCAGCAGGTTGACCCTACCTCACTGTCCTCTGGATTTGACCTTTGACCCCCAGGGTCGGCTCTGGGTCCTGCTGGATAGCCGAGAGACGCCGTTCctcgtgtacacacacacgcaagacAGCTGGCAG tgcgaCAGTGAAAGCCCAGAGCTGAAAAGAGTGACGGAGGCCCTTCAGCCACATTGGGAGGCACTTCAGG ACTCAGCAGGGTTAGAGAGCCGGTTCCAGCACCTGTACAAGGGCAACTTTGACAACATGGCGTCCTACAGAGAGAAGAAACAGCAGAGGCTCCAACAGCAGAAGGAACAAGGAGGCAAAAAGAGAGGACCAGGGAAGGGACAGCAGTCCAACGGAGCTAGTAAAAAAGCCAAGAAAGGCAACCAGCCTGGGCCTGTGACCAAAGCCTCGAGCTGA
- the LOC139406182 gene encoding high affinity cGMP-specific 3',5'-cyclic phosphodiesterase 9A-like, with the protein MASLNNSSNFLDDKKKLTPRRDVPSYPKYHLSQETVEALRHPTFDVWQWEPNEMLSCLEHMYNDLDLVKGFNMNPITLKSWLLCIHDNYQVNPFHNFRHCFCVTQMMYSMICICSLQEIFTQVDILILMTAAVCHDLQHPGYNNTYQINARTELAVRYNDISPLENHHCAVAFQIFSQPDCNIFSTFDAEAFKQIRQGIITLILATDMARHGEILDSFKHKVDRFDFSDEEHVTCLKMVLIKCCDISNEVRPMEVAEPWVDCLLEEYFMQSDREKAESLPVAPFMDREKVTKPTAQIGFIKFVLIPMFETVMKLFPQIDEVMIQPLRESRDRYEELKQIDDAMREVQKKKSENLTMGKKK; encoded by the exons taccacCTATCTCAGGAGACAGTGGAAGCTCTCAGACATCCCACCTTTGATGTGTGGCAGTGGGAGCCCAATGAG ATGCTGAGCTGCCTGGAGCACATGTACAATGACCTGGACCTGGTCAAGGGCTTCAACATGAACCCCATCACACTGAAGAGTTGGCTG CTTTGTATCCATGACAACTACCAGGTGAATCCCTTCCATAACTTCCGTCACTGTTTTTGTGTCACCCAGATGATGTACAGCATGATCTGCATCTGCAGCCTACAG GAGATATTCACCCAGGTGGACATTCTGATTCTGATGACAGCTGCAGTGTGCCACGATCTGCAGCACCCCGGGTACAACAACAC GTACCAGATAAACGCACGGACGGAGCTTGCGGTACgctacaatgacatctctcctcTGGAGAATCATCACTGTGCCGTGGCCTTCCAGATCTTCTCCCAGCCTGACTGCAACATCTTCTCCACCTTCGATGCTGAGGCCTTCAAACAGATTCGTCAG GGAATCATCACACTGATCCTGGCCACAGACATGGCACGACATGGCGAGATACTGGACTCCTTCAAGCATAAAGTGGACCGCTTTGACTTCAGTGATGAAGAGCATGTCACTTGT CTGAAGATGGTGCTAATTAAGTGCTGTGACATCTCTAACGAGGTGCGGCCCATGGAGGTGGCTGAGCCCTGGGTCGACTGTCTGCTGGAGGAGTACTTCATGCAG AGTGACAGGGAGAAGGCAGAGAGTCTGCCTGTAGCCCCCTTCATGGACAGAGAAAAGGTCACCAAACCCACCGCCCAGATCGGATTCATCAAGTTCGTCCTCATCCCCATGTTTGAGACCGTAATGAAG ctgttcCCTCAGATTGACGAAGTGATGATCCAGCCTCTGAGAGAGTCACGAGACAGATACGAGGAGCTCAAGCAGATTGACGATGCCATGCGTGAG gtgCAGAAAAAGAAAAGTGAGAACCTGACTATGGGGAAGAAGAAATGA